The following are from one region of the Nostoc cf. commune SO-36 genome:
- a CDS encoding type II toxin-antitoxin system RelE family toxin, protein MYEVILHPDVQEVYVNADKAFAKKIARCLQQLEQTPRSHPNIKALKGDYAGYYRYRIGDYRVIYSIDDEVVQVLVVAIAHRSEVYKP, encoded by the coding sequence ATGTATGAAGTTATTCTTCATCCCGATGTCCAGGAAGTTTATGTCAATGCTGACAAAGCTTTTGCTAAGAAAATTGCTCGATGTTTGCAGCAGTTAGAACAAACTCCTCGATCGCACCCCAACATTAAAGCCTTAAAGGGAGATTATGCAGGTTACTATCGCTACCGAATCGGAGATTACAGGGTAATTTATTCTATAGACGATGAAGTTGTGCAGGTACTTGTTGTGGCGATTGCTCATCGCAGTGAGGTATATAAACCGTAA
- the cax gene encoding calcium/proton exchanger — protein MSIALKNIQTKNLISIGLLVFVPIAIVAEKLEWDALLVFGLSAVAIIPLAVWLSQATEEIAVVLGPSIGGLLNAVFGNATELIIALVALKAGLVDIVKASITGTIISNLLLVMGLSMLLGGLRYKEQTFQPMAARVNGSTMTLAVTAIVLPAMVIATSNVVEPSAITNLSIFVAVILIVVYGFTLLFSLKTHSYLYDVGVVELEGASEDEAATDQDKHSKPNLSLWVGVLLVATIGIAFVSEIFVGAVEEATKGLGLTPLFTGVILLPLVGGAAEYVTAVRVAIKNNMDLAVSVAMGSSLLVALLVAPLLVLVGLVIGQPMDLNFNLFEVVAVIIAVVIANLISLDGRSNWLEGMLLLATYAILGAAFYFHPV, from the coding sequence ATGTCAATCGCACTCAAAAATATACAAACTAAAAACCTAATTTCAATTGGTTTGCTAGTTTTTGTTCCTATTGCCATTGTCGCAGAAAAGTTAGAATGGGATGCATTACTAGTATTTGGACTTTCAGCAGTTGCAATTATTCCGTTAGCAGTTTGGCTGAGTCAGGCGACAGAAGAAATTGCTGTGGTTTTAGGGCCTTCTATAGGAGGGTTGTTAAATGCAGTCTTCGGTAATGCAACTGAGCTAATTATTGCTCTAGTAGCTCTTAAAGCAGGCTTGGTAGATATTGTTAAAGCCAGCATAACTGGGACTATTATCAGTAATCTACTGCTAGTAATGGGGCTATCTATGTTGCTAGGAGGGTTACGCTATAAGGAGCAGACTTTTCAGCCAATGGCAGCGCGAGTCAATGGCTCGACAATGACACTAGCAGTAACTGCAATTGTCCTGCCTGCAATGGTGATTGCTACATCTAATGTCGTCGAGCCAAGCGCTATTACTAATCTGTCGATTTTTGTAGCAGTCATTTTAATTGTAGTTTATGGTTTTACGCTGTTATTCTCGCTGAAGACTCACAGCTACCTTTACGATGTTGGGGTTGTAGAACTAGAAGGTGCTTCTGAAGACGAGGCTGCCACAGACCAAGATAAACATTCAAAGCCAAACTTAAGCCTTTGGGTTGGTGTTTTGCTTGTGGCAACAATTGGTATAGCGTTCGTGTCTGAGATTTTTGTCGGTGCGGTTGAAGAAGCAACAAAAGGACTAGGATTGACACCTTTGTTTACCGGAGTAATTTTATTACCACTAGTTGGAGGTGCAGCCGAATATGTAACTGCTGTCCGAGTGGCGATTAAGAACAATATGGATTTGGCTGTATCTGTAGCAATGGGATCGAGTCTACTAGTTGCTTTGTTGGTTGCACCGCTCCTTGTGCTAGTTGGGCTGGTAATTGGACAACCAATGGATTTAAACTTTAACTTGTTTGAGGTTGTTGCAGTGATCATTGCAGTGGTCATTGCCAACTTAATTAGTTTGGATGGTCGCTCTAACTGGTTAGAGGGGATGTTGCTGTTAGCAACCTATGCTATATTGGGTGCTGCCTTCTACTTCCATCCAGTTTGA
- a CDS encoding transposase codes for MDALGARVVFLPPYSPDLSPIELCWSKLKQLELTQNISQTLISPCPLCLCGSLFHNSCVSPNSVCVLLSSRTYESLNQVLTQIVTEQISSDDAWGWFAHCSLFI; via the coding sequence ATTGACGCTCTCGGTGCAAGGGTTGTCTTTCTACCCCCTTATTCACCGGATTTGTCCCCGATTGAATTGTGTTGGTCAAAACTCAAACAGTTAGAACTTACGCAAAATATCTCTCAAACTCTGATTTCTCCGTGTCCTCTGTGCCTCTGTGGTTCGTTATTCCATAACTCGTGCGTAAGTCCTAACAGTGTTTGCGTGCTGCTTTCATCTCGAACCTACGAGTCACTTAATCAAGTTTTAACGCAAATTGTTACTGAGCAAATTTCGTCCGATGATGCTTGGGGCTGGTTTGCTCACTGTAGTCTATTCATTTGA
- a CDS encoding phenylacetate--CoA ligase family protein: MNPKSRQQQVIKAFEDFLSTPLETLLQRHLNTQTSTALSLFHDVAANVPAYKAFLAEREIDPATIQSLEEFQKLPAIAKQNYILRYPLADLCRNGQLEACDMIAASSGSSGKPTFWPRFFTDELQIATRFEQIFHDSFYTDTRRTLAVICFTLGTWVGGMFTTNCCRYLASKGYPITVITPGNNKEEILRVVQELGSAFEQVVLLGYPPFLKDVIDSGIARGVEWQQYQIKLVMAGEVFSEEWRSLVGERVGSQNPCYDFASLYGTADAGVLGNETPLSICIRRFLAENPDAARALFGESRLPTLVQYDPFTRFFEVQDGGLLFSGDNGIPLVRYDILDTGGIISYDAMLQFLAEWGFDPVAALENSPLPTPHSPRGIHQLPFVYVFGRSNFTVSYFGANIYPENVTVGLEQPGIQEWVTGKFVLQVKEDADKNRFLSVVVELGAGVEGSEDRRIAIASSILSQLLRLNSEFANYVPAEYQTPQVTLVPMGDFEYFPIGVKHRYTRQ, translated from the coding sequence ATGAACCCGAAATCAAGACAGCAGCAAGTAATTAAAGCATTTGAAGATTTTTTGTCTACCCCCCTAGAAACGCTACTGCAACGGCATCTCAACACTCAAACTTCGACAGCTTTGAGTTTATTTCACGATGTGGCGGCTAATGTACCAGCCTACAAGGCTTTTTTAGCAGAAAGGGAAATTGATCCCGCGACTATTCAAAGCTTAGAGGAGTTTCAAAAACTACCAGCGATCGCTAAACAAAATTATATACTGCGCTATCCTTTGGCTGACTTGTGCCGCAACGGACAATTAGAAGCGTGCGATATGATAGCTGCTTCTTCCGGTTCTAGTGGTAAACCGACATTTTGGCCTCGTTTTTTCACAGATGAACTCCAAATCGCCACACGCTTTGAACAGATTTTTCACGATAGTTTTTACACAGATACCAGACGTACCCTAGCAGTGATTTGTTTCACTTTGGGCACTTGGGTAGGTGGAATGTTTACCACTAATTGCTGTCGTTATCTTGCTAGCAAAGGTTATCCCATCACCGTAATTACTCCTGGTAACAACAAAGAAGAAATCTTGCGAGTTGTCCAAGAATTAGGTTCAGCTTTTGAACAAGTGGTGTTATTGGGATACCCGCCATTTTTGAAAGATGTGATTGATAGTGGTATCGCTCGCGGTGTGGAGTGGCAGCAATATCAGATTAAATTAGTGATGGCGGGAGAAGTATTTAGTGAAGAATGGCGGAGTTTGGTTGGTGAAAGAGTCGGTTCACAAAATCCTTGCTATGATTTTGCATCACTCTACGGCACTGCGGATGCGGGAGTTTTAGGCAATGAAACACCGTTAAGTATCTGCATTCGCCGTTTTTTGGCAGAAAATCCCGATGCAGCTAGAGCTTTATTTGGGGAATCGCGTTTACCCACCTTAGTACAATACGATCCCTTCACTCGCTTTTTTGAAGTTCAAGATGGCGGATTGCTGTTTTCAGGAGATAACGGTATTCCCTTAGTGCGTTATGACATCTTGGATACTGGTGGGATAATTAGTTATGATGCCATGCTGCAATTTTTAGCAGAATGGGGATTTGATCCTGTTGCAGCGTTAGAAAACTCCCCACTCCCCACTCCCCACTCCCCTAGAGGTATTCATCAGCTACCTTTCGTTTATGTCTTCGGTCGTTCTAACTTTACAGTTTCCTACTTTGGCGCAAATATCTATCCCGAAAATGTGACGGTGGGATTAGAACAACCAGGAATTCAAGAATGGGTGACGGGTAAATTTGTATTGCAAGTGAAGGAAGATGCAGACAAGAACCGATTTTTATCCGTGGTTGTGGAATTAGGAGCAGGGGTAGAGGGTAGTGAAGATCGAAGAATTGCGATCGCATCTTCTATTCTTTCACAACTGCTCCGCCTAAATAGCGAGTTTGCTAATTATGTTCCCGCAGAATATCAAACACCACAAGTTACATTAGTCCCAATGGGTGATTTTGAATATTTCCCGATTGGGGTAAAACATCGTTATACCCGTCAATAG
- a CDS encoding serine/threonine-protein kinase gives MQLYCSKQHTNNGGNRFCTHCGEPLPLAVGQVVDNRYQIIRHLGQGGFGRTYLAEDRNKAHQTCVLKEFAPQVQEHQDLQKAKELFEREANVLKKLQHPQIPRFHASLQVNIGTKDFFFLVQDYVDGDNYYQLLEQRETQGKTFSEEEVITLLQQILPVLSYIHSRDVVHRDISPDNLIWRRSDNLPVLIDFGGVKQLPASQGFWRTKLVGNNTLLGKKGYAPEEQLRQGKAFFSSDLYSLAVTALVLLTGKEPQKLYDSYQGIWGWGKEIRVSPQLEAVLKKMLAYKPSDRYQRAEQILRDLPSASAAKSPGNYITSKINTMVVAPGRQRASAVMSKFQSKTQAISKPISFPVWIRPFVMSLGGTALVVLTGAGAWAVVNAVIRGVTSITIPSISLPQIPQLPGGKPDGEKGKNSDLQKIINRRQELEITEGFFIPFVDNLFYTKKPQLKGRSLTSKPEDAGLRNEWSGIANDLLNKLEQANLSTASRRKLGKYTEQDYETWRRLARSGEFGKYTIDQLTKDTNEKFDRLFPDQQRNKLNQQTFGQIWYAIAADQVSNVRSGK, from the coding sequence ATGCAGCTCTATTGCAGTAAACAACACACAAATAATGGTGGGAACCGCTTTTGCACGCATTGTGGTGAGCCATTACCTCTTGCTGTGGGACAGGTGGTTGATAATCGCTATCAAATTATCCGTCATTTAGGGCAGGGTGGCTTTGGACGCACCTATTTGGCGGAGGATAGAAATAAAGCTCATCAAACCTGTGTGCTGAAAGAATTTGCACCCCAAGTACAAGAACATCAAGATTTACAAAAAGCTAAAGAGTTATTTGAGCGAGAAGCAAATGTTCTGAAAAAACTCCAGCATCCACAAATTCCGCGTTTTCACGCCTCGCTACAAGTGAATATAGGCACTAAAGATTTTTTCTTTCTAGTGCAAGATTATGTGGATGGTGATAATTACTACCAATTATTAGAACAGCGTGAAACTCAAGGAAAAACTTTTAGTGAAGAGGAAGTCATCACTCTGTTGCAACAGATTTTACCTGTTTTATCCTACATCCACTCACGAGATGTAGTTCACCGTGATATCTCTCCCGATAATCTGATTTGGCGGCGTTCTGATAATCTACCAGTGCTGATTGATTTTGGTGGTGTCAAACAATTGCCAGCTTCTCAAGGTTTTTGGCGCACTAAGTTAGTTGGAAATAACACCTTGCTGGGTAAAAAGGGCTACGCTCCAGAGGAACAGCTACGGCAAGGTAAAGCATTTTTTAGTAGTGATTTATACTCTTTGGCAGTGACGGCATTGGTGTTGCTAACTGGCAAAGAACCGCAAAAATTATACGACAGCTATCAGGGAATTTGGGGTTGGGGAAAGGAAATCCGAGTTAGTCCCCAATTGGAGGCTGTGTTAAAAAAGATGCTGGCTTATAAACCGAGCGATCGCTACCAACGAGCCGAGCAAATCCTCAGAGATTTACCATCGGCAAGTGCGGCGAAATCCCCAGGTAATTATATTACTAGCAAGATCAACACGATGGTAGTTGCTCCAGGAAGACAACGCGCCAGTGCTGTTATGAGTAAATTTCAGAGCAAAACGCAAGCCATATCTAAACCGATATCTTTCCCTGTTTGGATTCGCCCTTTTGTGATGAGTTTAGGAGGGACGGCTTTAGTTGTCTTAACTGGCGCAGGTGCTTGGGCAGTAGTAAATGCAGTCATTCGGGGTGTAACTTCAATCACCATTCCCTCAATTTCATTACCGCAAATTCCCCAATTGCCGGGCGGTAAGCCAGACGGGGAAAAAGGAAAAAATAGCGATCTCCAGAAAATTATTAATCGTCGTCAAGAGCTAGAAATTACTGAAGGATTTTTTATTCCCTTCGTAGATAATTTATTTTATACAAAAAAACCGCAATTAAAGGGGCGTAGCCTGACATCTAAACCTGAAGATGCTGGTTTACGAAATGAATGGTCTGGTATCGCTAACGATTTATTGAATAAACTAGAACAGGCTAACCTCAGTACAGCATCTCGTCGGAAGTTGGGTAAGTATACTGAACAAGATTACGAAACATGGAGACGACTTGCGCGATCGGGTGAGTTTGGGAAGTATACAATTGATCAGCTGACAAAAGACACAAACGAAAAATTTGATCGTTTGTTTCCCGATCAGCAGCGTAATAAACTCAATCAACAGACTTTCGGTCAAATTTGGTATGCGATCGCTGCTGATCAAGTCAGTAATGTACGATCTGGCAAATAA
- a CDS encoding serine/threonine-protein kinase, producing MTKLYCSKGHENSPGSRFCLQCGEKLLDTSMSYSIQPGLTLSDRYVIVRQIGQGGFGRTYLAEDINRFRELCVLKEFSPQVQTAYVVQKAEELFEREASVLYKLQHPQIPRFRELLRLNLGGKEYLFLVQDYVEGETYNSLLDARIKQGLRFTEAEVRQLLQQILPVLEYIHSLGVIHRDISPDNLMLRTVDKVPVLIDFGGVKQVAATVASEYYQPGVVASSPSPTLLGKIGFAPAEQMQTGLVSPHSDLYALAATMLVLLTGKQPQELIDTYNLTWQWRREISLSPILGQVLDKMLSARPSDRYQSARQVLQAINQPPANFPPTQYPTPPQPTSATIAISPPAPAPRQQEAKATYPSSPPPPSWWTPTKTFLVAALAASSVGLILWGVNNSRNVGEVEPNPTASPIPTSEQPTDPLAQYSPAERQRKERLSDRREQLGINSNFYVNLVNQVFWDRNPSLRGRTLSDGLEDEGLRAEWDKTASELLEKLAPLSSNARRQLGTYTTAERDRWKVEVNKINVGSRSLYDLGDAAFLSVFPEQQGKNFQDQPIGQVWYGFVSDQLNAILAGSAFQKLVFDAGATGKTVSGTLQPGGGKVFIAELAKDQSLDLKLQANSQILLSVYSPSGKIRLLEDSTQRSLSTKLSENGFYEFVVVSKASKPVDYQLSITAENLTLPPSPTPTPTETSTPTPTPTPTFTPTPIETPTPEPTATPTAETTPQNN from the coding sequence ATGACAAAATTATATTGTTCTAAAGGACATGAAAATTCCCCAGGTAGTCGCTTTTGTCTCCAGTGCGGTGAAAAATTGTTGGATACGTCCATGAGTTATAGTATCCAACCGGGACTAACTTTAAGCGATCGCTATGTGATTGTGCGTCAAATTGGCCAAGGTGGCTTTGGACGCACTTATTTAGCTGAGGATATCAACCGTTTCCGCGAACTTTGCGTTTTAAAAGAATTTTCCCCCCAAGTTCAAACCGCTTACGTTGTCCAAAAAGCTGAAGAACTGTTTGAGAGAGAAGCGAGTGTTCTTTATAAACTGCAACATCCGCAAATTCCCCGCTTCCGGGAACTGCTGCGGCTGAACTTAGGGGGCAAAGAATATCTATTTTTGGTGCAAGATTATGTCGAAGGGGAAACTTACAATTCTTTGTTAGATGCTCGGATAAAGCAGGGTTTGCGCTTTACAGAAGCAGAAGTGCGCCAACTGTTGCAGCAAATTTTGCCAGTATTGGAATATATACACTCTCTGGGAGTAATTCATCGAGATATTTCTCCAGATAACTTAATGCTTCGCACCGTTGACAAAGTGCCAGTGTTAATTGATTTTGGCGGTGTCAAACAAGTAGCAGCAACCGTTGCTTCCGAATATTATCAACCCGGCGTAGTTGCATCTTCACCATCGCCAACCCTATTGGGTAAAATAGGATTCGCTCCCGCAGAACAGATGCAAACTGGGTTAGTGTCTCCTCACAGCGACTTGTATGCTTTGGCTGCAACAATGTTGGTTTTACTGACAGGAAAGCAACCGCAAGAACTAATTGATACCTACAATCTCACCTGGCAGTGGCGACGGGAAATAAGTCTAAGTCCAATTTTGGGGCAAGTATTAGATAAAATGCTATCTGCTAGACCAAGCGATCGCTATCAATCAGCCCGTCAAGTCCTCCAAGCTATTAACCAGCCCCCAGCTAATTTTCCCCCAACTCAATACCCCACTCCGCCACAACCTACATCCGCTACCATTGCCATCTCCCCACCTGCCCCAGCCCCCAGACAGCAGGAAGCTAAAGCTACATATCCTTCGTCTCCCCCCCCTCCTTCTTGGTGGACACCAACAAAAACCTTTCTTGTGGCGGCACTAGCAGCGAGTAGTGTTGGATTAATTTTGTGGGGAGTAAATAACAGCCGCAATGTTGGGGAAGTCGAACCGAATCCTACAGCTAGCCCCATTCCAACCAGTGAACAACCGACTGATCCTTTAGCGCAATATTCGCCAGCAGAACGGCAGCGTAAAGAAAGATTGAGCGATCGCCGTGAACAATTGGGTATTAACTCTAACTTCTATGTGAACTTAGTGAATCAAGTTTTTTGGGATAGAAATCCCAGTTTACGGGGACGCACTCTCAGCGATGGCCTAGAAGATGAGGGTTTGCGGGCAGAATGGGATAAAACAGCCTCAGAATTACTAGAAAAGCTAGCGCCACTGAGTTCTAATGCACGCCGACAACTGGGTACTTACACAACTGCTGAACGCGATCGCTGGAAAGTGGAAGTCAACAAAATCAACGTTGGTAGTCGTTCTTTATATGATTTAGGAGATGCAGCTTTTTTAAGTGTATTCCCGGAGCAACAAGGTAAAAATTTCCAGGATCAGCCCATTGGCCAAGTTTGGTACGGATTTGTTAGCGATCAACTCAATGCTATCCTCGCCGGTAGCGCTTTCCAGAAACTTGTTTTTGATGCGGGGGCTACTGGTAAAACAGTCAGCGGTACTCTCCAACCTGGTGGCGGCAAAGTATTTATTGCTGAACTAGCCAAAGACCAATCTCTGGACTTGAAACTACAAGCAAATTCCCAAATTTTGTTATCAGTCTATTCACCCTCTGGCAAAATTCGCTTGTTAGAAGATTCTACCCAGCGTAGTTTGTCAACTAAATTATCAGAAAACGGATTTTACGAGTTTGTCGTGGTTTCCAAAGCATCAAAACCAGTAGATTATCAACTCAGCATTACAGCAGAAAATCTCACACTTCCCCCATCACCAACACCTACGCCTACGGAAACATCCACGCCGACACCAACTCCCACCCCTACTTTTACGCCCACTCCTATAGAAACCCCTACACCTGAACCTACAGCGACACCTACTGCTGAGACAACTCCCCAGAATAATTAA
- a CDS encoding NUDIX hydrolase N-terminal domain-containing protein, with the protein MSSDIAQNGLTYSEGVYDIERYKQLRAIATQMMATYSNVKHNYILDLFSHITTKD; encoded by the coding sequence TTGTCGTCAGACATCGCTCAAAATGGTTTGACTTATTCTGAGGGCGTTTATGATATTGAACGTTACAAACAATTACGAGCGATCGCCACACAAATGATGGCGACTTATTCAAATGTAAAACACAACTATATCCTCGATTTATTTAGCCATATAACCACTAAAGATTAG
- a CDS encoding DUF4276 family protein has translation MHIEFLVEEPSTEVALNFIVPKIIGNTHTLKIHNFQNKDRLLKRLPERMKAYANFVPDDWRIVILVDEDRCDCQELKRKLCDASSVVTKQKGNIVLHRIAVEELESWFIGDVTAIRAEYEKIPISLCQQAKFRNPDTIKGGTWEQLDKILKKYGYQTGLQKIDFAEKVSPHMDVENNLSKSFQIFRDGLRSIIK, from the coding sequence ATGCATATAGAGTTTTTAGTAGAAGAGCCTTCAACTGAAGTTGCTTTAAATTTTATTGTACCTAAAATCATAGGTAATACTCATACGCTGAAAATTCATAACTTTCAAAATAAAGATAGACTTTTAAAAAGACTGCCTGAGCGGATGAAAGCTTATGCTAACTTTGTGCCAGATGACTGGCGGATTGTAATTTTAGTAGATGAAGATAGATGTGATTGCCAAGAATTAAAGAGAAAACTTTGCGATGCTAGCAGTGTTGTGACTAAACAGAAAGGAAATATTGTTCTCCATAGAATTGCTGTAGAAGAACTGGAGTCATGGTTTATAGGTGATGTGACAGCAATTAGGGCTGAATATGAAAAGATTCCTATTTCTTTATGCCAACAAGCCAAATTTCGGAATCCAGATACTATCAAAGGTGGTACATGGGAGCAACTAGATAAGATCCTCAAAAAATATGGCTATCAGACAGGTTTACAAAAAATCGACTTTGCTGAGAAAGTTTCTCCCCACATGGATGTAGAAAACAACCTCTCTAAAAGTTTTCAGATTTTTCGAGATGGACTAAGAAGCATCATCAAATAA
- a CDS encoding AAA family ATPase — MARIEEISVKNYRVLQDVTLKDIKPFSVFLGPNGSGKTTFFDVIGFLSDCLTTNVRKALEKRGRFQEVISRDCQGKEIKIVIQYREDNNSPKITYTVAIALQNGAPIVSRETLKWRRGSHGQPFDFLKFENGGGEVISGENPEINDKRIHYQMDDPSSLAIKTIGQLSDNPRIASLRRFIEGWFLSYFIPDQARQLATAGAMEHLSREGDNIANVVQYLADEHPETLSKILKLLASRVPQLEKVESEPTIDGRLALLFKDAPFNKPFLARFSSDGTLKLLAYLILLNDPNPPQLLCIEEPENGLHHRLLDSLSEEAQAYSQRAQVFVSTHSPFFVNTIKDARQLWIFQRDEKGYATVTRADQIHDAKYFIESQAGLGDLWSEGYLRGLPY, encoded by the coding sequence ATGGCAAGAATTGAAGAAATTTCAGTTAAAAACTATAGAGTTCTCCAAGATGTCACCCTAAAAGATATCAAACCTTTTTCCGTTTTTCTTGGCCCTAATGGTAGTGGCAAGACTACTTTTTTTGATGTGATTGGTTTTCTTTCAGATTGCCTTACTACTAATGTTCGCAAAGCATTAGAAAAGCGAGGGAGATTTCAAGAAGTTATCTCCCGTGATTGTCAAGGTAAAGAAATTAAAATTGTAATTCAGTATCGTGAAGATAATAACTCTCCTAAAATCACCTATACAGTTGCTATCGCTTTACAAAATGGAGCGCCAATTGTTTCAAGAGAAACTCTCAAATGGAGACGTGGATCTCATGGACAACCATTTGATTTTCTTAAATTTGAAAATGGTGGAGGTGAAGTAATTAGTGGTGAAAATCCCGAAATTAATGATAAAAGAATTCACTATCAAATGGATGACCCCAGTTCCTTAGCTATTAAAACTATAGGTCAATTATCAGATAACCCACGTATTGCTAGTTTGCGCCGTTTTATTGAGGGATGGTTTCTCTCTTATTTCATACCAGATCAAGCTCGTCAGCTAGCAACTGCTGGTGCAATGGAACATCTTTCTCGTGAAGGGGACAATATAGCGAATGTAGTTCAATACCTTGCTGATGAACATCCAGAAACTTTATCCAAAATTTTGAAGTTACTGGCTAGCCGTGTTCCCCAGTTAGAAAAAGTGGAATCAGAGCCAACAATTGATGGGAGACTGGCTCTTCTATTTAAAGATGCACCATTTAATAAACCATTTTTAGCAAGGTTTTCCTCAGATGGGACACTAAAACTACTAGCATATTTAATATTATTAAATGACCCTAATCCTCCTCAGTTACTTTGCATTGAAGAACCAGAGAATGGACTGCACCATAGACTTCTTGATTCTTTGAGTGAGGAAGCTCAGGCTTACTCGCAACGCGCACAAGTATTTGTCTCTACCCACTCGCCATTTTTTGTGAACACAATAAAAGATGCTAGACAACTCTGGATTTTCCAACGCGATGAGAAGGGTTATGCAACTGTTACAAGGGCTGACCAAATCCATGATGCCAAATATTTTATAGAATCCCAAGCAGGCTTAGGTGATCTCTGGTCTGAGGGATATCTTAGAGGATTACCTTACTAG
- a CDS encoding phosphoglycerate kinase, producing MSKKSLASLSSADISGKRALVRVDFNVPVDDQGNITDDTRIRAALPTIRDLTQKGAKVILASHFGRPKGVDDKLRLTPVAKRLSELLGQEVIKTDDSIGDEVAAKVGALQNGQVLLLENVRFYKEEEKNDPEFAKKLAANADFYVNDAFGTAHRAHASTEGVTKFLSPSVAGYLVEKELQYLQNAIENPQRPLAAIIGGSKVSSKIGVIETLLEKCDKLIIGGGMIFTFYKARGLNVGKSLVEEDKLELAKSLEAKAKERGVALLLPTDVVLADNFAPDANSQTVSIENIPDGWMGLDIGPDSVKFFQEALADTKTVIWNGPMGVFEFDKFAAGTEAIAHTLAEIGKTGTTTIIGGGDSVAAVEKVGLADQMSHISTGGGASLELLEGKVLPGIAALDDA from the coding sequence GTGTCCAAAAAAAGTTTAGCAAGTTTATCTTCGGCTGATATTTCTGGGAAACGTGCCTTAGTGCGGGTTGACTTTAATGTGCCTGTGGACGATCAAGGCAACATTACCGACGATACTCGCATTCGCGCCGCTCTACCAACCATCAGAGATTTGACGCAGAAGGGTGCTAAGGTCATTCTCGCCAGCCATTTTGGCCGTCCTAAAGGTGTGGATGACAAATTACGCCTAACTCCCGTTGCCAAGCGTCTGTCGGAGTTACTGGGGCAAGAAGTTATTAAAACTGATGACTCCATTGGTGATGAAGTTGCAGCTAAAGTTGGCGCACTGCAAAATGGTCAAGTGCTGTTACTCGAAAATGTCCGTTTTTACAAAGAAGAAGAAAAGAACGATCCAGAATTTGCGAAAAAATTAGCAGCTAACGCTGATTTTTATGTCAATGATGCTTTTGGTACTGCACACCGCGCCCATGCTTCTACTGAAGGTGTGACTAAATTCCTCAGCCCTTCTGTGGCTGGATATTTGGTTGAGAAGGAATTGCAATATCTCCAAAACGCCATTGAAAATCCCCAACGTCCTTTGGCAGCAATTATTGGCGGTTCCAAAGTTTCCAGCAAAATTGGTGTGATTGAAACACTGCTAGAGAAGTGCGACAAGCTGATCATTGGCGGTGGGATGATTTTCACCTTCTACAAAGCCCGTGGTTTGAATGTTGGTAAGTCTTTGGTAGAAGAAGACAAGCTGGAACTAGCGAAGTCTTTGGAAGCTAAGGCTAAAGAACGTGGTGTTGCTTTATTGCTGCCCACAGATGTGGTATTGGCAGATAACTTTGCCCCTGACGCCAATTCTCAAACCGTTAGCATTGAGAATATCCCCGATGGTTGGATGGGTTTGGATATTGGGCCAGACTCAGTGAAATTTTTCCAAGAAGCTCTTGCAGATACCAAAACGGTAATTTGGAACGGGCCAATGGGTGTGTTTGAGTTTGATAAGTTTGCGGCAGGTACGGAAGCGATCGCTCATACCCTCGCTGAAATCGGTAAAACTGGCACAACTACCATCATTGGCGGCGGTGACTCGGTAGCGGCTGTGGAAAAGGTTGGTTTAGCTGACCAAATGAGCCACATCTCTACCGGTGGCGGCGCTAGTTTGGAGTTACTTGAAGGTAAGGTGTTGCCTGGAATTGCAGCTTTAGATGATGCGTAA
- a CDS encoding universal stress protein — protein MFKTVLFPIDQSRETREAADVVTNVVKKYSSRLVLLSVVEEPSPDAPSADPMVSPQVVAKLLENAQSLFSEQGIQAEILEKQGKPAFTICDVADEIGADLIIMGCRGLGLTEEGADDSVTTRVINLSPCPVLIVP, from the coding sequence ATGTTTAAAACAGTACTATTTCCTATTGATCAAAGCCGGGAAACGCGGGAAGCTGCTGACGTAGTTACCAACGTAGTCAAAAAGTACAGCAGTCGCTTGGTGCTGCTGTCTGTGGTAGAAGAACCGTCTCCAGATGCGCCTAGTGCAGATCCGATGGTGTCACCACAGGTAGTTGCAAAACTGCTAGAAAATGCCCAATCGTTATTTTCTGAGCAAGGAATTCAAGCTGAAATCTTGGAAAAGCAAGGTAAACCGGCTTTTACTATCTGCGATGTCGCTGATGAGATTGGGGCAGATTTAATTATCATGGGCTGTCGGGGACTAGGCTTGACTGAAGAGGGAGCGGATGATAGTGTTACCACTCGCGTGATTAACCTTTCCCCTTGTCCAGTGCTGATTGTGCCTTAG